ACGACCGATGCCGTGTTCGGCGTGAACAACCAGCGACCCCTCGTCCAGACCCGCCACTTCGGAGATGAAATCCGCGCCGCGCTTGCGGCGTTTCGAGCGCCGCACCATGCGGTCGCCGAGAATATCCTGCTCGCCGATGACCGCCAGCGTTCCGGTTTCAAACCCGGCTTCGAGGCTCAGAACCGTTGCGGCCGCCTCACCCTTGCCAAGCTTTTCCACCTCTTTCAGCGATGTCACCGGCTTGATGTTTTCAAGCCCATGCTCGTTCAGGACCTGCAGCAACCGGTCGAGCGAACCTTCCGACCAGCCGGTGATCAGCACCTTCCAGCCCTTGGCGCGGCGCTCGGCAATATGCTTTACCGCCAGATCGAAAACATTGACCCGCTCTTCGCTCTCGCCTTCGGTTGGCGGACGCGCCCACCGTGGCCCGACATGGGCATCGAGCGTTGCGACGGGGTGGCCTTCGCTATCGTGTTCATTGAAGGGCGTCAGCCGCACAGCATTGACGCCGGCGAGCATCGCATCGAAGCTCTTGCCGTCGAGATAAAGTTGGCCCGGCGATACCGGCTTGTAGGGCGCGCCCTGCGTCGAACCCTTGGTTTCGCCGGAAGCCCGGCGCGCCTCGTAATAATCAAGCACCAGCTTGGAGCGCTCTTTTGCGGCTTCCCTTGCTGTGTGATCGGTGACGATGCGAAAACCTTCGAGGTAGTCGAAAGCGGTTTCCAGCTTCTCGTAAAACAGCGGCAGCCAATGCTCCATGCCGGCATATCGGCGGCCTTCGGAGACGGCCTGATAAAGCGCGTCGTCACGGGTCGCAGCGCCAAACAGCGACAGGTAGTTCTTGCGGAACCGGCCGATCGTATCCGGCGTCAGCGTCACTTCGCTCATCGGGTTCAAGTCGAGCGAACGCGCCTGGGCAATGGTGCGCTGGCTGGCCGGATCGAAGGTGCGGATGCTCTCCAGCGTATCGCCGAAGAAATCGAGCCGCACCGGCTCTTCCGTACCGGGAACGAAAACATCGAGAATGCCGCCGCGCACGGCGAATTCGCCCACTTCACGCACCGTCGCCACCCGGTCGAAACCGTTGCGTTCCAGCCGCGCGGCAATCTCTTCCATGCGTATCTGGTTGCCGGGCTTCGCCGAGAAGCCGAGGCTGCCGATAATATCCCGCGGCGCCATCTTCTGCAGCATGGCGTTGACGGTGACCAGCACGATGGCCGGATGCGGCTTTTTCGCGTGAGCAATCAGACCGGAGAGCGCCGCCAGCCGGCGCGCCGAAGTGTCGGCGCTCGGTGACACGCGGTCATAGGGCAAACAGTCCCAGGCCGGCAGCGTCATGACCGGAATATCAGGTGCGACGAAACCGAGAATCTGTTCGAGATCGGCGACCCGCTGGCCATCCGACATCACGTAAGCCACCGATGTGCCTGCCCGTGCCATGTCGGCAAGCAAAAGGGCTTCCATGCCGGAAGGCACATTTCCGATGGTCAGCGGCGTATCGGCCGACATCACCAGCTTTGCATCGAATCCGGCTATCATGTTTCAGGCCTTCAGGGTTTCGGCGGTGACGAGATCGAAATCGGGACGGTAGGAGGCGATCTTTTCAAACAACGGTGTGCGGAATTTTTCCGGCACCGGCTGCGCGCCTGTCACCATCTGGACGAGGTCGTTATCCTCTTCCGCCATGATGATCTCGAGTTCGTCGAGCTGATCATCCGAAAGCCCGGCAATATTGTCTTCCGCGAATTGCCCGAGCACCAGATCCATCTCGCGAATGCCCCGGTGCCAGCAGCGGTAAAGGATCCGCCGGCGTCTCGGATCAAGGTCGGCACTCGTGCGCACCAGTCCAGTCATCGCATTCACCTTTCGGTTGGCTATTCAACAGGATGTTGACTGCGACCTCCTATAGAACAGGAGGCGAACGCTTGGGAACCGGTTTTTATCGAAATAATGCCACGGCAGTGAAAATCTGCCGGTGATAACCCGCCTTTGTCAGCCCCCAAGTCTTGCATAACGCGTCCCCTTCCCCGATTTTGCTGACCCATGCGCCCGGCCATTCTCGATCCGCTGTTTGCCTCCGTCTCCACCCTTGCCGGTGTGGGGCCGAAGCTTGCCGATCTTCTGGCCAAGCTATTGAGCCGGGAAAGCGCCGACGACACCCGCGTCATCGATCTCCTTTTTCACGCGCCATCCAACGTCATCGACCGACGCAATCGCCCCGGCATTGCGCTGGCGGCCCCCGGCGCCATTGTCACCATTCAGGGACGCGTTGACCGCCATCAGCCGCCGCCCGCAGGCAACCGTTCTGCACCCTATCGCGTCTTCCTGCATGACGAGACCGGCGAACTGGCTCTGACCTTCTTCCGCGCCAAGGGTGACTGGCTGTCCAAGGCCCTGCCAGTGGACGAAGAGGTTCTCGTCAGCGGCAAGGTGGACTGGTTCAACGGCCGCGCCTCCATGGTGCATCCGGATTTCATGGTGAAGCTATCAGAGGCGGAAAACCTGCCTTTGGTGGAAGCCGTTTATCCCATGACCGCCGGGCTGTCTGCCAAGGTGCTGCGCAAGGCAATCGAAGGCGGGCTTTCAAAGCTGCCGGTCTTTCCCGAATGGATCGACGAGACACTGAAGACGAGGCAGGGCTTCGGCGATGTCGCCTCAAGCTTCCGCGAATTGCACGACCCGCGCGACAGCGCCGATATCGATCCGCAAGCTCCGGCGCGCAGGCGGCTGGCCTATGACGAATTCCTTGCCGGACAGCTGTCACTGGCACTGGTGCGCCAGCGGCTGCGCAAGGTGGCTGGCCAGCCGATCCGTGCCAAGGGTGATGTCGCCGCAAAAATCCTGTCGCAGCTGCCCTTCTCGCTGACCGCAAGCCAGAGCGCTGCGGTGAAGGATATCCTCACCGACATGGCCGGCGAAGACCGCATGTTGCGGCTGCTGCAGGGCGATGTCGGCGCGGGCAAGACATTGGTGGCCCTGATGGCCATGGCGACCGCCGTGGAGGCCGGCGGACAGGCGGTGCTGATGGCACCGACCGAAATCCTCGCCCGGCAGCACTATGCCACCATCTCCAAACTCGCCAATGCGGCAGGCATCACCGTCGAGGTTCTCACCGGACGCACCAAGGATAAGGAGCGCCGCGAGATCGAGGAGCGCGTGGCGTCAGGCGAAGCACAGATCGTCATCGGCACGCATGCGCTGTTTCAGGATAGCGTCGCTTACAAAAACCTCGTGCTCGCCGTAGTGGACGAACAACACCGTTTCGGCGTGCACCAACGCCTGCGCCTCACCGCCAAGGGCATCACGCCACACATGCTGGTCATGACCGCCACGCCCATTCCGCGCACGCTGGTTCTGGCCGCCTTTGGCGACATGGATGTTTCCAAGCTCACCGAAAAGCCCGCCGGTCGCAAACCCATCCAGACCGTGACAATCCCCACCGAACGCATCGGCGACATTGTCGAGCGGCTGCGCGCAGCGCTGAAGGACGGCAAAAAGGCCTACTGGATTTGCCCGCTGGTGGAAGAGACGGAAGAGTCCGACCTGATGTCTGCGGAGGAACGCCACGCGGTTTTGTCGCAGATGCTCGGCGCCAATATCGGCCTTATCCATGGCCGCATGAGCGGCCCGGAAAAAGACGCCGCCATGCTCGCCTTCAAGAGTGGTGAAACCCGGCTGCTGGTGGCAACGACGGTGGTGGAAGTCGGCGTCGACGTGCCGGATGCGA
The Agrobacterium cucumeris DNA segment above includes these coding regions:
- a CDS encoding succinate dehydrogenase assembly factor 2, whose protein sequence is MTGLVRTSADLDPRRRRILYRCWHRGIREMDLVLGQFAEDNIAGLSDDQLDELEIIMAEEDNDLVQMVTGAQPVPEKFRTPLFEKIASYRPDFDLVTAETLKA
- the recG gene encoding ATP-dependent DNA helicase RecG, which produces MRPAILDPLFASVSTLAGVGPKLADLLAKLLSRESADDTRVIDLLFHAPSNVIDRRNRPGIALAAPGAIVTIQGRVDRHQPPPAGNRSAPYRVFLHDETGELALTFFRAKGDWLSKALPVDEEVLVSGKVDWFNGRASMVHPDFMVKLSEAENLPLVEAVYPMTAGLSAKVLRKAIEGGLSKLPVFPEWIDETLKTRQGFGDVASSFRELHDPRDSADIDPQAPARRRLAYDEFLAGQLSLALVRQRLRKVAGQPIRAKGDVAAKILSQLPFSLTASQSAAVKDILTDMAGEDRMLRLLQGDVGAGKTLVALMAMATAVEAGGQAVLMAPTEILARQHYATISKLANAAGITVEVLTGRTKDKERREIEERVASGEAQIVIGTHALFQDSVAYKNLVLAVVDEQHRFGVHQRLRLTAKGITPHMLVMTATPIPRTLVLAAFGDMDVSKLTEKPAGRKPIQTVTIPTERIGDIVERLRAALKDGKKAYWICPLVEETEESDLMSAEERHAVLSQMLGANIGLIHGRMSGPEKDAAMLAFKSGETRLLVATTVVEVGVDVPDATIMVIEHAERFGLAQLHQLRGRVGRGDEASTCILLYKGPLSENGRARLSILRDSEDGFLIAEEDLKLRGEGELLGTRQSGTPGFRIASLEAHADLLEIARKDAAYVIERDPELTGPRGESLRTLLYLHRRDEAIRFLHAG